A segment of the Pirellulales bacterium genome:
GACTGCTACACGAGCTGGCCGCCGTGCAGGGCGAACTGCTCGGGCTGCTCGACGAGAAACGGCGCCTGCTCGTGAAAACCGATCTGGTGGGGCTGGCCGCGATGCACGATCGCGAGCAGGCCATCGTCGGTCGGTTGCAATCGTGCCACGAACGCCGCGCACAATTGCTGGTACAGGCCCAGGCCGATGCGCTGCCGGCCGACAGCATCCGCTCGCTAGCGGCGGCGCTCCCCGTCGAGCGAGCCAAGCCGCTGCGGGCCCAGTTGGTCGAATCGGGAGCGCGGTGGCGACTGCTGCAGCACCAGTGCCTGGCCAATTGGGTGCTAGCACAGCGCAGCATCGTGCACTTGGCCCAACTGTTGGAGATTATTGCTACGGGCGGCAAGCCACGGCCGACATATGGAAATGGGCCCCCCTCGGGCCAGCAAGGCGCCTTACTCGACCAGGCAGCCTAGTCAATCCAGGCGGATCTTTTCCACGCCGGGTGCCGCGATGTCTCTGTTCGGCTCAATTCAACTGGCCAACAACGCGATTCGCGCGCAGCAAGTGGGCCTGCAAGTCGTTGGCCAGAACATCGCCAACGCGAATACGCCAGGCTACCTGCGCGAAGAGGTCGTCTTCGTTCCGGCGGCGGCGCAGCGGCTCGGCAATCTCACGCTGGGCCTGGGGGTCGAAGTTGATTCGATCCGCCAGAAGGTCGACAAGTTCCTGCAAGAGCGGCTTCGCGGCGCAGGCAGCGATCGGGCCGGCGCCGACGCCAAGACCAAGGTCCTGTCGCAGCTCGAGGGCCTGCTCTCTGAGCTGGGTGACACCGACATCAGCTCGTCGCTCAACGAGTTCTTCAACAGCGTCCAAGAAGTGCTCAATCAGCCGGAAAGCGTCTCAGTGCGCAATCTGGCATCGCTCAAGGGGCAAACGCTCAGCGGTCTGATCAATCGCACCTATAGCCGCGCCAACAGCATTCGTAGCGACGTCAACCAGCAGGTGATCGGCGCCAAGGAAGACATCAATCGCCTGATCGAGGAAATTCGTACGCTCAACGTGCAGATCGTCCGCACCGAGGGCGGTTCGGTGTCGAAGAGCGACGCGGTGGGGTTGCGCGACCAGCGCGAGGTCGCCTTGTCGAATCTTTCCGAACTGATCTCCATCCAGGTACAAGAGCAGGATAGCGGCGCCGTCAACGTCTACAGCGGCGGGGACTACCTCGTGTTCGAGGGGCTCAGCCGTAGCGTGGAAATCGCCGAACGGACCGATCACGGCCTGACCATTGGCGACCTGCGGATCGCCGATACCGATTCGCCGCTCGACCTGTCGAGCGGTAAGGTGGGCGGGCTCGTCGCCGCGCGCGATGAGATTCTGACCAATTTCACCGATCAGCTCGACGGCTTCGCCAAGTCGCTGGCCTACGAATTCAATCGCATCTTTTCGTCGGGCCAGGGTCTCACCGGCTATACCTCGCTCACGAGCGAACGGCCTGTCGACGACGTCGACGAACCGCTCGACGCGGCCGGGCTGCCGTTCACGCCTGAGCATGGTTCATTTCAGGTGCTGGTCTACAACGTCAATACGAAGTTGACGGAGACGCACGACGTCGCCATCGATCTCGACGGGCTCGACGACGATACGTCGCTCAATTCGCTGGCCACGGCGCTCGACGCCATCGACGGCATCTCGGCCCAGATTACGGCCGACCGCCGGCTGAAGATCGATCGCGAGTCGAGCGAGCAGCAATTTGCCTTTCGCAACGATTCGAGCGGAGTCCTGGCGGCCCTGGGACTGAACGTGTTTTTCTCGGGCAGCGCGGCCGGAGATTTGGGCGTGTCGCAACCGATCAAGGACGATCCCAGCAAATTCGCCGCCAGCCGCGACGGCATCGGCCACGACACGCTCAACGGCGTCGATCTGGCCGGATTCCTGAATCGCCCGCTCGATTCGGCCGGCGGCGACACGCTCGAGGTGCTCTACGACAAGTTGACCGGCAGCGTCACGCAGAACGCTTCGGTCAGCCGCGCGGTGGCCGATGGCTATTCGGTCTTCGAGGAATCGCTCCGCGGCGAGCAATTGGCCATCAGCGGCGTGAGCATCGACGAAGAGGCCGTGCGGTTGATTTCTTACCAACGCGCCTTTCAGGCATCGGCCAAGTACATCGCCACGATCAACGAACTGCTCGGCATCCTGGTGTCGATCTAACTCATGCCCGGCATCACTCCCATCCCGTCGACCCGAATCAGCGACCAGTTGGTGCGCCAACGGTTGCTCACGCAAGTCCAGGTCGATCAGGCGGCGCTGCTGCGCATCCAGAGCCAGGTGAGCACGGGCCGGCGGATCGAAACGCCCAGCGACGACGCCCCCGCCGCTCTGCGGGCGGTCCAGCTGCAGCGACTGCTCGAGCGCAGCGGCCAGGTGCAGACGAATCTCAAGACCAATCAGAGCTACTTGTCGGCCAGCGACACGGCGCTGGGCAATGTTTCGACGCAATTGACTGCGATCCGCGGGACTGCCATTTCGGTCGTCGGTTCGACAGCCACGGATGCCGAGCGCCAGGCGGCCGCCATCGAGGTCGACCGCGCGCTGCAGCAACTGGTCGATATCGGCAACCACCGTTTCCGCGGGCGGGCGCTGTTTGCCGGTGGAAATCCCACGATCACTCCGTACGAGCACTCCGGCGGCACGGTCCGGTACGCAGGCGACGAGGTCAAGCTGCAGAGCTATTCGGACCTCGACCTGCTGTTCGACACGAACCTGCACGGCGTGGAAGTCTTCGGCGGCCTGTCCGACCAGGTGATCAGCGTCGCCAATTTCAATCCGTCGATTACGCTCGACACCAAACTGGCCGACTTGCGCGGCGGGCAGGGCATCACGCCGGGCAGCGTCTCGGTCTCCGATGGCACTTCGACCAGGCTGGTCGACCTCACCAAGGCGGAGACCGTGGGCGACATCGTGCGCCTGCTCGAGGCCAACCCTCCGACCAACCGGCAATTGCTGGTCACCTTGAGCGATTCGGGTCTCGAAGTGCAACTCGATGCCGCCGGAGGCGGGGCGCTCACCATTCACGAAGCCGG
Coding sequences within it:
- a CDS encoding flagellar protein FlgN, which codes for MDTTWDDEIGGLLHELAAVQGELLGLLDEKRRLLVKTDLVGLAAMHDREQAIVGRLQSCHERRAQLLVQAQADALPADSIRSLAAALPVERAKPLRAQLVESGARWRLLQHQCLANWVLAQRSIVHLAQLLEIIATGGKPRPTYGNGPPSGQQGALLDQAA
- the flgK gene encoding flagellar hook-associated protein FlgK, with product MSLFGSIQLANNAIRAQQVGLQVVGQNIANANTPGYLREEVVFVPAAAQRLGNLTLGLGVEVDSIRQKVDKFLQERLRGAGSDRAGADAKTKVLSQLEGLLSELGDTDISSSLNEFFNSVQEVLNQPESVSVRNLASLKGQTLSGLINRTYSRANSIRSDVNQQVIGAKEDINRLIEEIRTLNVQIVRTEGGSVSKSDAVGLRDQREVALSNLSELISIQVQEQDSGAVNVYSGGDYLVFEGLSRSVEIAERTDHGLTIGDLRIADTDSPLDLSSGKVGGLVAARDEILTNFTDQLDGFAKSLAYEFNRIFSSGQGLTGYTSLTSERPVDDVDEPLDAAGLPFTPEHGSFQVLVYNVNTKLTETHDVAIDLDGLDDDTSLNSLATALDAIDGISAQITADRRLKIDRESSEQQFAFRNDSSGVLAALGLNVFFSGSAAGDLGVSQPIKDDPSKFAASRDGIGHDTLNGVDLAGFLNRPLDSAGGDTLEVLYDKLTGSVTQNASVSRAVADGYSVFEESLRGEQLAISGVSIDEEAVRLISYQRAFQASAKYIATINELLGILVSI